Genomic DNA from Niabella ginsenosidivorans:
TTGTTCCTTGCAGATACCACTGTAAATTTTAATCCCACTGCTGAAGAGCTGGCAGAAATTGTTTTATTAACGGCAAGGGAGGTAGCAGCGCTGAACGTCGTTCCCAAAATAGCCATGCTCAGTTATGCGAATTTTGGAAGCAGCAATTCGCCGGAGGCGAAACTGGTAGCCAGGGCAAGGGCCCTTGTAAAGGAAAAAATGCCGGATCTGGTGGTTGATGGGGAAATGCAGGCAAATGTGGCGCTGAATAACAGATTGTTAAAAGAAATGTACCCATTTAGTGAGTTGGTTGGGCATGAGGTTAACACCCTAATCTTTCCTAACTTAGCATCCGGTAATATTGCCTATAACATTCTGCTGGAAATTGGTTCCACAGATGCAGTGGGCCCCATAGTGATGGGTTTGAAAAAACCGGTACACCTGCTGCAACTGGGCAGCACTGTAAGTGGCATTGTAAATATGGCAATGATAGCGGTCACAGAAGCACAGCTAAAGTCAAAAGAACAGGAACCCGGTACTAAAGGCGGGAAAGGGTTTTTGAGGAAAAAATAACGGATCGACTCAATAAAAATTAATCAGTTGAGAATATTAAAAGAGTTCGGGGAGTTTATTAAAATGGCCGGCGGCATGTTTCGCAAGCCGGAAAGTGTTAAAATGTACTGGAAGCAGTTTATGATCCAGTGCAATGATATCGGCATTGGCTCGCTGGGCATTATTTGTATTATATCTGTTTTTATCGGAGCGGTGTCTACCCTGCAAACAGCTTACCAGCTGGTTTCTCCCATTATCCCTAAATCGACCATTGCCCAGGTTGTACGGGATACGGTTATTCTTGAATTTGCACCTACTTTAAGCTGTATTGTCCTTTGTGGCGTGGTGGGCAGTAAAATAGCCAGTGAGCTGGGCAATATGCGGGTAAGTGAGCAGATTGATGCGCTGGAGATCATGGGCATTAATACCAAGGGGTACCTGATCCTGCCTAAAATTCTGGCCGGCCTTATTACGATTCCTTTACTGATTATGCTGGCAATGATCCTGGGTATCTGGGGCGGACGCCTGGCGGGCACGGCAGCGGGCATTATTGACCCTGCAATTTTTGATTCCGGTCTTGTAATGGGCTTTAAGGCCTACAACGTTTATTTTGCGCTTATTAAAAGTATTGTATTTGCATTTATCATTACTGCCATTCCGGCTTTTTATGGCTATAATGTAAAAGGTGGTGCCCTGGAAATTGGTCACAGCAGCACAAGGGCCGTAGTTGTTTCCTGCGTATTATTATTACTGGCAGATTATGTGCTTTCTGCTTTGCTTTTGTAACCCACTCACCCGATAATTTCATAAGTATGATTGAACTGAAAGATCTGAAGAAGAGTTTTGATGAGAAGCCGGTCTTAAAGGGGGTAAGCGTTGTAATGGATGATGGAAAATGCAACCTCATTATTGGCAGCAGCGGAAGCGGCAAAACGGTTTTAATGAAATGCATGGTGGGGTTATTTAAACCCACATCGGGGAATGTATTATATGATGGTGCAGATTTTGTAAACCTCAGCGATAAAGAACAAAAAACGATCCGGGAAAAAATAGGAATGCTTTTCCAGGGCGGAGCGTTGTTTGACAGCCAGACAGTTGAACAGAATGTGATGTTCCCTATGGATATGTTTACCAATGAAAAGTATTCAAAAAAAAGAGAACGGGTAAAACAGGTGCTGGACCGTGTTCAGCTAAAGGAAGAAGCCTACAAAAAATTTCCGTCAGAAATAAGTGGGGGCATGCAGAAGCGGGTGGCGCTGGCACGTGCCATTGTGCTGAACCCCAAATATCTTTTTTGTGATGAGCCCAACTCCGGACTGGATCCGCAAACTTCCCTTGTGATCGATAAACTGATTCATGAAATCACAAAAGAGTATGATATGACAACGATCGTCAATACCCATGACATGAACAGCGTAATGGAAATAGGAGATCATATTATTTATATGCACCAGGGTGAAAAAGAATGGGAAGGCAATAATAAAGAGATTATTTTTAGTAAGAATGAAAAGCTGAACGAGTTCATTTTTGCGTCAGAATTTTTAAGGGATGCAAAAAATATGCGCACGATCCAGGAAACCGGAGAAATTCCCAAAGAAGTGGAAGCCGGCATCAAAGATGCAATAGAGGAAAAGCTGAATGTTGATCTTGACGGGGACGGGCATATTGGCGACCCGGGAAAAGCAGATGAGCCGTCTGAGAAAAAAGCCCCTCCAAAAAAATAAAGAAAACAGCCTTACTTCCGGCCGGTCCTGTAAGCAATCCAATAAAAACATTAAGTTCTAAATATCAAATCGAAAAGTTACATTTGCAACATTCAAAATAAAAATAATAAGCAACTTATGGCAGTTTTAGTTAATAAGGATTCTAAAGTATTGGTGCAGGGGTTTACAGGTACGGAAGGTACGTTCCATGCTACGCAAATGATAGAATACGGGACAAACGTTGTGGGTGGTGTAACACCTGGTAAAGGTGGCAGCACGCATCTGGAACGCCCTGTATTTAATACTGTTGCGGAGTGTGTCAATGCCACCGGGGCTAATGTAAGCATCATCTTTGTACCGCCGGCCTTTGCGGCGGATGCTATTATGGAGGCCGCGGACGCAGGCATTGCGTTGGTTGTGTGCATTACAGAAGGGATCCCTGTTCAGGATATGGTGGCGGTAAAAAACTTTCTGCAATCGACTGCCACAAGGCTGATCGGCCCCAACTGTCCGGGTGTGATCACTGCGGGAGAATGTAAAGTAGGGATTATGCCGGGATTTGTTTTTAAGCAAGGCCGTGTAGGTATTGTTTCCAAATCCGGAACGCTTACTTATGAAGCTGCCGACCAGGTTGCCAAAGCAGGACTGGGCATCAGCACGGCTATCGGTATTGGCGGAGACCCGATCATTGGTACTACTACCCGGGAAGCCGTTGAACTATTTATGCAGGATGATGAAACAGATGCCATTGTAATGATTGGTGAAATTGGTGGTGGAATGGAAGCCGAAGCTGCCCGATGGATAAAAGAAAATGGCAATAAAAAGCCGGTTGTTGGTTTTATTGCCGGGCAAACAGCTCCTCCCGGCCGCCGGATGGGACATGCAGGCGCCATTGTGGGGGGTGCGGATGATACCGCTGCTGCAAAAATGAAGATCATGGGTGAGTGCGGCATACATGTGGTAAGCAGCCCGGCAGATATTGGTAAAACGATGGCTGAAGTAATAAAGAAATAACAACAAAAAAAATCAGCTGATCATGATGCCCCACTTAAAAGGGGCATTTTTTAATAGCAAGTATATTCCGAAATTATTCTAAATTTGACTGCTCTTCTTAACCAGACAATTGCCGTAGCGTGTATATTAAGGAAAATATAAATACTGTTTGGAGCAACACCTTAATGGCTGCTGCTTATCTGAAAACCGGTAGTATTATTTGTAGTGAATTTGAAAACGTTCAAATTGCCTTCTATTCATGAAAACAGGAAAGGAAATATTTATTGTAGATGATGATTCGATTCACCGGCTTTTAATGAGCAAACTTTTTGCACGGCAAAATAAAGGATATAAGCTGGATTTCTTTGAGAATGGCCAGAAAGCCATGGATGTATTGGAAACGGCCATTGCAGACAATCCTTCCGGGATACCGGATATTATTTTACTCGATATCGAAATGCCGGTTATGAATGGCTGGCAGTTTATGAATAAATACCGGTTGCTGCCGCCGGAAATTAAAGACCGGATCAGTGTTTACATGGTCAGCTCTTCTTTTTCTGATGAGGACCAGGAACGCGTAAAGTCTTATCCTGAAATTGTGGACTACATCGTTAAGCCGCTCCGTATTGAAAAAATAATTGAGCTGATGAATTAGTTCCCCCTTTACAGTCCTGTTTACTTACCAAACTGCTGCCCACGTAGTTTATAAACTATGAACTACCTTTAGCAGATCGTTTATTGTGTTATTATGGATCTTGAACAGTTGGAACCGTTCTTCAGCGGGGAATTGTATTATAGTAATGAGTATGCGCATAAAGCGCAGAAGATCGTTTATGCCACAGACGCCTCTGTTTACCAGGAACAGCCCCTGGCGGTTGCTGTGCCAAAAAATAAAAAGGATCTGCTGGCATTGATCCGGTTTGCCAATGACCACAGGGTAACCCTGATTCCCCGCGCCGCAGGCACTTCCCTTGCCGGCCAGGTAGTAGGCAACGGTATTGTGGTAGACACTTCAAAGTATTTTAAAAGAATAATTGAAGTAAATACCAATGAACGATGGGTGCGCCTGGAACCCGGTATTATCCGGGATGACCTGAATGCGTTTTTAAAACCCTATAGTTTATTTTTTGCACCGGAAACCTCTACTGCCAGCCGTGCCATGATCGGGGGGATGATTGGTAATAACTCTTGCGGGCTGCATTCCATAGTATGGGGCGACACCAGAAAGCATTTGCTGGAAGCCACCGTGCTGCTGAGCAATGGTGAAGAAGTGGTGCTGAAGCACTATACTGCAGAAGCCGTTCGCAAAAAAGCAATACAGGATAATCTGGAAGGGCGTATTTATAGCCAACTGATGAATTTGCTGAATGACGAAGCTAATAAAACGGTCATTCGCAATGATTATCCCAAACGGTCCTTAACCCGCCGCAATACCGGTTATGCACTGGATGCCCTGCAGGATGAGCTGGAACAGGGTAAAGACGGATTGAACCTTTGTCACCTGTTAGCAGGTTCAGAGGGCACCCTGGCTTTTGTTACAGAAGCGAAGCTGAATTTGCTGCCGTTACCCCCGGCAAAAGATGCGCTGGTTTGCATCCATTGTACCTCCATTATAGAATCCCTGCACGCTAATAATGTTGCACTGCGGCATTTACCAATGGCGTCAGAACTGGTTGATAAATACATTATGGACTTTACCAAAGGGCATCCGGTTTATGATCATAACCGGTTTTTTATAGAAGGGGAGCCGGAAGCCCTGCTGATGGTGGAGTTTATGGAAGATACTGACGAAGCGTTGGATGGAAAAACCAACCGGCTGATCGGGGACTTAAAAAAACAGGGACTGGGCTATGCTTATCCGGTTATTAAAGGGACTAAAACCAAACTGGCCTGGGATATCCGTAAGGCGGGGCTGGGGCTGATCCGGAATATGCCGGGTGACACACAACCGGTGAATCTGATTGAGGATTGTGCCGTATCGCCGGAAGATTTACCGGCTTATATTGCAGATCTACAGCAGTTGCTGGCGGGGTACGGCCTAACGGCTTCTTATTATGCGCATGCCGGAGCGGGCGAATTGCATGTAGAGCCCATGATCAATCTGAAAACAGAAGAAGGAAAAGAAACGTTCAGGAATGTATTGAGAGATACCGTTACGCTGGTGAAGAAATATAACGGATCCCTCAGTGGTGAGCACGGCGACGGGCGTTTGCGCGGGGAATTTATTGCTGCTGCCATGGGGGAGAAGGTGTACAGCTTACTGAAGCAGGTAAAGGCTGTTTTTGACCCGGATAATATTTTCAATGCAGGCAAAATTGTAGATACGCCTAAAATGAATGAGCAGCTGCGTTATAATCCCGGCCACCGGCAAAAGAAAATAGTAACAATTTTTGATTATACCCGCCAGGAAAATATCCTGCGCCTGGCGGAGAAATGTTCCGGTTCGGGCGATTGCCGTAAATCGCATATAACCGGTGGCACCATGTGCCCGTCGTATATGGCCACCTTGCAGGAAAAAGATACCACGCGTGCCCGGGCCAATGTGCTCCGGCAGTTTTTGACAAACGCATCAGGAGAGAATCCGTTCAATCACCCGGAAATAAAAGAGGTAATGGATCTTTGCCTGAGCTGCAAGGCCTGTAAGTCGGAATGTCCGTCCGGAGTGGATATCGCCAAACTGAAAGCAGAATTTTTACAGCACTACTATGATGCCAATGGGGTGCCGTTCCGCTCCCGGCTGATTGCCGGTTTCACCAGATCGCAACAGGTTGGTATAAAGATGCCGGCAGTGTATAATGCTTTTGTGGGTAACCGGTTTACATCGGGAGTCATTAAAAAGATAGCAGGGTTTGCGCCAAAACGTTCCCTGCCTTTTGTAGGAAGAACCACGCTCCGGAAATGGTTTCAGAAATATACAGAGCAACAGGCACAGCAGTTTGACCGTATGGTATACCTGTTTTGCGATGAATTTACCAATTACAATGATGTGGAGATCGGTCAAACGGCCATACGGCTTTTAAACGCATTGGGCTATGGGGTTATGATTCCCGAGCATGAAGAAAGCGGCCGTACCTGGCTGTCAAAAGGGCTGGTGCGCAAGGCACAGGAAATTATCAGTGGTAATGTACAACAACTTTCAGGGCGGGTAACCCGGGAGTGCCCATTAATTGGTATTGAGCCCAGTGCGCTGCTCACTTTCCGGGATGAGGCGCCGGACCTGGTGCCTGCTCATTTAAAAGATGCTGCCCGGCAATTGGCTGCAAACAGTCTTTTAATTGAAGAGTTCCTGGCTGATGAATATGAAAAAGGTGCCATAAAGGAAGAGCAGTTCACCCGGGAAAAACGGACCGTGAAACTGCACGGGCATTGTTACCAGAAATCATTTGGTATTGTACCGTCTGTACTAAAAGTGCTGGGCATTCCTGTAAATTATTATGTGGAAGCCATCCCCTCCGGCTGCTGTGGCATGGCCGGTTCTTTCGGCTATGAGAAAGAACATTATGAGGTATCTATGAAAGTAGGAGAGCTGGTGCTTCTGCCGGCTGTAAGAGGTGCTGCTCCGGAAACCATTATTGCTGCATCAGGAACCAGTTGCCGCCACCAGATAAAGGACGGAACCGGGCGAAAAAGCCTGCACCCGGTGGAAGTGCTGTGGGAAGCGTTGAAACAATAGCTACAACAGGTTTTACGGAGTATGTTTTTTAAAAATACGCTCAATTCATAAACATCATTGCTAATCATTTGAAGCGCTCCTGCTTCAAATAGATACCCTATCTTTCCGTAAATAATTTAAAAGCTTGAATTTCCCGGTCTACCTGCATATCGGTACGCATAAGATCCTGTTACATATGGTAACGGAGATTGCTGCTTTTTTTATAGCGTTTAGATATTATCTCTATCTACGCAGAAAAAAGGGCGATGCTATCTCCGGCCTGCACCGGCTGTATATTTTACTGGGTGCCACACTGGGCGCCTTGCTGGGGTCGCGCCTTCTGGGCGGGCTGGAAGACCCCATAGCCTTACAACGCAGCACTTCCCCGCTGCTATACCTGTATGCCAACAAAACCATTGTGGGTGGCTTTTTGGGTGGACTGGCCGGGGTAGAACTGGCTAAAAAAGCAGTAGGTGAAAAACAACGAAGTGGCGACCTGTATGTTTATCCAATTCTTCTTGGGCTGGTCATTGGCCGTATTGGTTGTTTTAGTATGGGCGTGTATGAGGAAACCTATGGACTACCTACTACCGCATTTACCGGCATGGATCTGGGTGATGGGCTGATGCGCCACCCGGTGGCACTCTATGAGATCGGTTTCCTGGTGGTGTTATGGTGGCTGATCCGGTGGGCGTCTCGCCGCTACCCACTGGATAACGGGGCCCTGTTTAAGCTTTTTATGGTCGGGTACCTTGTATTCCGTTTTTTGCTGGACTTTATAAAACCGCACTATACCTGGGCTATCGGGTTATCATCCATTCAGGTAGCTTGTTTGCTGGGATTATTGTATTATATTCGGTTTATTATTCATCCTAAAAAATTGCTGACTACTGATGCCGGTACGCCCCTACACATACTATGATTTTACCATAAGCCTTTGCAGCACCTGTTTAAAAAGAGTGGATGCCAAGATCGTTTTTGAAAATGACAGGGTCTATATGCTCAAGAACTGCAGGGAGCATGGGTTTGAAAAAGTGCTGATTGCTACAGATATACCCTATTACAAAAATATCCGCAACTATAATAAGCCTTCTGAAACGCCGCTCCGCTTCAACACGGAAACACACTATGGCTGCCCGTATGACTGCGGCCTCTGTACAGATCATGAACAGCACAGTTGCCTGACGGTGGTGGAAATAACGGATCGCTGTAATCTTACCTGTCCTACCTGCTATGCTATGAGCAGCCCGCATTATGGCCGGCACAGAACAGTAGAAGAAGTAAACCGCATGCTGGATATTGTTGTGGCTAATGAGGGACAGCCGGATGTGGTGCAGATCAGTGGCGGAGAGCCTACGGTGCATCCTGATTTTTTTGAGATACTGAATATTGCCAAATCAAAGCCCATTAAGCATTTAATGGTCAATACCAACGGGGTCCGCATTGCCAAGGATAAGGAGTTTGTAAAACGGCTGGCGGGTTATATGCCGGACTTTGAAATTTACCTGCAATTTGATTCTTTTAAACCGGAGGCGCTGATCAACCTGCGGGGGAAAGACCTGCTGGGAGTGCGCATGAAGGCACTGGAGCATTTGAATGCCCTGAATTTATCCACTACCCTGGTGGTGACCCTGCAACAAGGCGTGAACGATGATGAAATAGGTGCCATTATTGACTATGCACTGCAACAGCCCTGTGTGCGGGGCGTTACCTTTCAGCCGGTGCAGGTAGCGGGGCGGACAGAGCATTTTGACCCGGCGGTGAACCGGATCACGATGACCGATGTGCGGCAAAAGATACTGGAGCAGACAACGGTCTTTAATGCCAACGACCTGATCCCCGTACCCTGTAACCCGGATGCCTTGGTAATGGGCTATGCATTAAAGCTGAATAACCAGGTGTTCCCGTTAACGCGTTATATAGACCCGGCACAGCTGCTGGATAATTCCAGGAACACGATCATCTATGAGCAGGACGATGCGTTAAAGGAAAAAATGATCAATATATTCAGCACCGGTATTTCGGTAGATCGCGTAGAGGAGAACATGAACCAGTTGTTGTGCTGCCTGCCGCAGATACAGGCACCAGGGCTTACCTATAATAATTTATTCCGCATCATTATTATGCGGTTTATTGATGCCTATGATTTTGATGTGCGGGCAATTAAAAAAAGCTGTGTGCATATTGTGCATAAAGACGGCCGCCTGATTCCTTTTGAAACCATGAACCTGTTTTACAGGGATGAGAAGGAACAATATGTAAAGCAATTGCAGAATAGTATTGAAGAAACGCTGGTCTGAGGAAGTGCAACGCAGCGGCGTCGTTAATGATCAAAAATGAAAAATTACTGGTATGAATGATGGTTTTTTGTTGTTCCTGCTGTTTGGGATCCCCGCCCTTTGTGCCGTTATAATGCTTGTGGGCATTGTAATGCTGTTTAGTAAAGATGAACGGGTAAGGAAAACCGGAACAAGGCTTTTGCTGATCGGTTTTATTGTGGCGGTTGTTACCGTAGTGATCGGCTTTTCTATTTGCACCGGGGCTTTTGGCGGATTTCATTAATCGTAGTTACAAGTGGTTGGAACCTGCTCTTTATTGCTGCTTCATATTCCGCAGCAGAAGTGTGCAACGCAACAAAGATGCTGTGAAAACTATAGCCGGGCGCATAAAACCTCTTAATAGTAAACATCGGTTTTGTGCAATAAGGCAACCTGAAGAAGTGGCTGGCACATTAAGTACAACCCCTGTTAGAATTGCTCATTTGTCAACTCCATATTGGCCATCGCACCGGCAAAATTTCCTGCTGAAACCGCATTGGCCACAGAGCGCATGGGCGATGTGTTATCGCCGCAGGCAAAAATGCCTTCAACAGTTGTTTTTTGAAAACTGTCTGTTTTAATGTAACCCTGTTCTGTCAGCTCACAACCTAACGAAACGGGAATATCCGAATGCTGGGTAAACGGAATAACAGCATACACCGCAGTGAAGTGCATCCTGCTGCCATCGTCAAAGACCACATTTTTAAGATGACCGTTTCCGTGCTCAATTCCGGTGACCGGTGTTTCTATGATCCTGATAGAATGCTTATGCAGTTTAGTCCTTTGGGCTTCAGTGAAACCGGCTTTGCCCGAAGTTAAAATGGTAATATCATTGCTGAGGTTATTGACGAGGGATGCAATATGAAAGGCCCGGTCGCCGTTTGCCAGAATGCCTGTTGGCTGACCGCGGAATTCATAGCCGTGGCAGTAGGGGCAATGGATTACGGAAATGCCCCAGCAGGCAGCAAACCCTTTTATACCGGGCATCAGATCTTTGATACCCGTTGCAAAAATGAGCTTCTTTGCGTGGAAGATGACGCCTGACCCGGTAGTGATCGCAAAGCCATTCTCCGTTTTTGTTCCACTAACAGCAAGATCATTATGGAGTTTTACAGTGTCATAGTTCAATACCTGTGCCCTGGCTTTTTCCGCTATTACCTCAGGGGGTGCTCCATCCTGCGTAATGAAATTGTGCGAATGGGGTGTTTGCCTGTTGCAGGGTAACCCGCTGTCAATGATCAGCACATTGCGAAGCGAACGGCCCAAAGCCATTGCCGCAGAAAGCCCTGCATAGCTTCCGCCGATGATGATCACGTCAAAATGCTTACTCTCTGGCATAAAATAATTTTTTTAAAGGATAGATAACCCGGAAGGTACTGTTAAAACAGGTTTGCCCGGCGCTGCTGAGCGCCCCAGATCATCAATCAGCAAAATTAAGTGGATTTTTATATTTGCAACTATGTTGCAGATATTTTATTTTTGCATAAATGAATCACTATGCAGTACAAGCGCTTAAAAATAAATTACGACCAGTTGGGCATTTTTACTTCTATTGCCTGTGCCATCCATTGCACCCTTTTACCCTTGCTGATCAGCAGCCTGCCTTTTCTGGGTATTGATATACTGGAAAATAAAGCCATAGAATGGGGCATGATCCTCCTGGCCCTGGTCTTTGGCTTCGTATCGCTTTATCATGGCTATTTGCATCACCATGGCAGCTATAAGCCGCTTGTTTTATTTGGCTGCGGTTTCCTGTTCCTGATCCTGAACCAGGTTTGGGAAGAGGCTTTTGTGTATCTCTTTATTCCCCTGTCGGCCCTCTTTATTATCAGTGCGCATCTACTGAATATTTATTATTGCCGCAACTGCACCCGTAAGAAGTCCGGAAAAACTAAAGAAAGCTGAGTGTTATTTATGATGCTTTTATTGCAGAAATTGCTCCTGCAGGTCTTTTTTTCTTCTGATGTTGCCATCAGCCAGATATGTTGGTGCCGGTTCTTAAGAGGCCGGCCGGATAACCTGGTTTATAAAGCGGTAAAAATATGCGGAAAACTGTAGCATCCATTTTCCTGGTTTTGTATGTGGCCCTGTTTGTCAGCAATGCCCTGTTTACACATGGGCATGTTACGGCAGACGGGCGGTTTATCCTGCATGTGCATCCTTATAATATTGCCTGGGAAAAGACAGGAAAAAAACACCGGCATTCTCCCTCCCAAATGGAAATGCTGAATGCGGTGCACTATTGTACCTATACCCATCCTTCAGTATATCTGCTGCCACTCTTTAGTCCTGCATGCACAGGGATCTTGCCCGTGCCGGAAAATATGGGCAGGCCCCACCTGTCTTATGTAAGAGCAGCAGCAGTCCGCGGCCCTCCGTTAGCAGCTATTGCTTTTTCCTGAACGGGGCTTACACACTTTCGCTTTCACTGCTAATGGCAGGAGGTGCCGTATTCATTTGTTTACAGGTGCGTTTTGCGTCCCGGGCATTGAGCGACGGCGTAAGACCGGCGTTTGATAACAGATCAGAGAATGCCAGGTCCACAGTCTGCCCTCAATATCCATGTGGTACCCGGCCGGGAAAAAAGGATTTTTATCGTTATCCTGAGTTTCCGTTTATAAAAACAAAATCATCCGAAAGTTCGGATGAGGCAATGACAATTATTCTTACGGGTCACCCTGAAGATGTCCCGGACTTATTCCGGGATCTGTTTTTGTTTCAGGGTCCAAATTAAGCAGATGCTGAAACAATTCCGAACTATCGGAACGGCATGACAAAAAGAAAGATTGATTTTCAAAACAATAACACACCTGTCATTGGCAGCATAACGTAGTGAAGCAGAAGGGACTCACAATCTGTAGAGATGTTTCCTTATTCTTAAGTGTGTATCCACCTGTTCGTTTCGTTCTTGCTCCGTCAAGTTCAGCATGACAGCACTTTCTGTTATTCCGATGAACTCAAAAAATGCTTTTTGTTCCCGCTCTGCAGAGCGATAAAGCCGGCATTGATTGTCAATAAGGCAAACGATAAAATTCATAAATACTATAACCCTGCAGCATTCCGGTTAATCAATTCCGGTCTGTTTGCTGACAGGCATTTTCGATCCGGGAAGCCCGGTAATGTGTAAATCGGGTACTAAAAAAACATTTTGTTAGGTTAATCTAACTTTTTATATTCGTTAAATCAAATAGATAATATGCCATTCAAAATAACAGGTCTGAAAATCATTTTTTTTATCATCGGCTGTTTTACAGGAATTGCTGCAATAGCCCAGACCGGGCTGCTTAAGGGCTTTGTACAGGATGTAAATGGAAAAGCCGTAAGTGCCGCTACCATTGCGATTCCCAAGCTGAACATCGGCACTACAACAGACAGTACCGGCAGTTATCAGCTAAAGGGCATTGCTGCAGGTAACTGGCAGTTGAGAGTAAGCGCTGTTGGTTTCGATCCCTATACTGCCCAGATCAGGATTACGGATCAGTCTTCCAAAACCCAGCATATAACATTAAAAAATTCCGGTGCGTCCATGGACGAAGTGGTCATTACCGGAACGCTGAAAGCCGTACGAAAATCTGAAAGCCCCGTACCCGTTACCATTATTTCTGCCAGATTGTTCCAGAAAAATCCTACTTCTAATGTGCTGGATGCACTGTATATGGTTAACGGCATTAACCCCCAGGTGAACTGTAATATGTGCAATACCTCGGACATTGGCATTAACGGCATGCCCGGGCCTTATTCTATGGTGCTGATCGATGGTATGCCGATTGTGAGCTCCCTCTCTGCGGTATATGGTTTCAGCGGTATTCCCAATAGTGTTATTGATCGTGTAGAAGTGGTAAAAGGCCCGGCGTCCTCCTTATATGGCTCTGAAGCCATTGGTGGCGTCATCAACATTATTACCAAAAAAGCAACTACAGCGCCTAAATTCTTTTTGGATTATAATGCTTCCACCTGGGGAGAGCTGACCGGAAACACCGGCTTCAGCGCCCGGTTAAGTGATAAGGTTGCTACGCTATTCAATGTGGATGGCTATTATTTTAATACCCCGCACGATCAGGATCATGACGGGTTTATGGACAAAACCCTTCAGCAACGATTGTCCTTCTTCAATAAATGGGATATCAAACAAAAGTTTGGTAAGGCCGCCAGTTTGTCTTTACGGTATTATAATGAAGACCGGCACGGCGGGGAAACGGGCTGGGATCAATCGGACAGAGGGTTTGTGGATTTCCATGAATATGATAACGACGCCGGTTCTCCGGGTTACAATGCCGATTATGTGTTGCCCAACGGGCATACGATCTACAATGAAAAATATGCAAAGGGGTTCCGCATTCCCCGGTTTGATAAGCAGACAGACAGGCAGCAATGGCTGGATGCAGTAAAGCTGGCCAACCCCGCTGCAGCGCTGGCAGATAATATGAAATATCAGGAATCTATCTATACCAGCCGGTTTGAAGCGGTGGGAAAATATGAGCTCCCTATAAAGGAAAATATTACCATCCAGGGCTCTTATAACCGGCATGATCAGAATTCCGCATATGGCACAGAGCTTTTTATGGCGCATCAGCAAACCTTATTTGGCCAGGCATTCTGGGATAAAAAGCGGGGCGATCATAACTTTTTACTGGGGGGGTCTTACCGGTACATCTGGTTCAAAGACAATAC
This window encodes:
- a CDS encoding ABC transporter ATP-binding protein, which produces MIELKDLKKSFDEKPVLKGVSVVMDDGKCNLIIGSSGSGKTVLMKCMVGLFKPTSGNVLYDGADFVNLSDKEQKTIREKIGMLFQGGALFDSQTVEQNVMFPMDMFTNEKYSKKRERVKQVLDRVQLKEEAYKKFPSEISGGMQKRVALARAIVLNPKYLFCDEPNSGLDPQTSLVIDKLIHEITKEYDMTTIVNTHDMNSVMEIGDHIIYMHQGEKEWEGNNKEIIFSKNEKLNEFIFASEFLRDAKNMRTIQETGEIPKEVEAGIKDAIEEKLNVDLDGDGHIGDPGKADEPSEKKAPPKK
- a CDS encoding MlaE family ABC transporter permease codes for the protein MRILKEFGEFIKMAGGMFRKPESVKMYWKQFMIQCNDIGIGSLGIICIISVFIGAVSTLQTAYQLVSPIIPKSTIAQVVRDTVILEFAPTLSCIVLCGVVGSKIASELGNMRVSEQIDALEIMGINTKGYLILPKILAGLITIPLLIMLAMILGIWGGRLAGTAAGIIDPAIFDSGLVMGFKAYNVYFALIKSIVFAFIITAIPAFYGYNVKGGALEIGHSSTRAVVVSCVLLLLADYVLSALLL
- the sucD gene encoding succinate--CoA ligase subunit alpha; its protein translation is MAVLVNKDSKVLVQGFTGTEGTFHATQMIEYGTNVVGGVTPGKGGSTHLERPVFNTVAECVNATGANVSIIFVPPAFAADAIMEAADAGIALVVCITEGIPVQDMVAVKNFLQSTATRLIGPNCPGVITAGECKVGIMPGFVFKQGRVGIVSKSGTLTYEAADQVAKAGLGISTAIGIGGDPIIGTTTREAVELFMQDDETDAIVMIGEIGGGMEAEAARWIKENGNKKPVVGFIAGQTAPPGRRMGHAGAIVGGADDTAAAKMKIMGECGIHVVSSPADIGKTMAEVIKK
- a CDS encoding response regulator, which produces MKTGKEIFIVDDDSIHRLLMSKLFARQNKGYKLDFFENGQKAMDVLETAIADNPSGIPDIILLDIEMPVMNGWQFMNKYRLLPPEIKDRISVYMVSSSFSDEDQERVKSYPEIVDYIVKPLRIEKIIELMN
- a CDS encoding FAD-binding and (Fe-S)-binding domain-containing protein; this translates as MDLEQLEPFFSGELYYSNEYAHKAQKIVYATDASVYQEQPLAVAVPKNKKDLLALIRFANDHRVTLIPRAAGTSLAGQVVGNGIVVDTSKYFKRIIEVNTNERWVRLEPGIIRDDLNAFLKPYSLFFAPETSTASRAMIGGMIGNNSCGLHSIVWGDTRKHLLEATVLLSNGEEVVLKHYTAEAVRKKAIQDNLEGRIYSQLMNLLNDEANKTVIRNDYPKRSLTRRNTGYALDALQDELEQGKDGLNLCHLLAGSEGTLAFVTEAKLNLLPLPPAKDALVCIHCTSIIESLHANNVALRHLPMASELVDKYIMDFTKGHPVYDHNRFFIEGEPEALLMVEFMEDTDEALDGKTNRLIGDLKKQGLGYAYPVIKGTKTKLAWDIRKAGLGLIRNMPGDTQPVNLIEDCAVSPEDLPAYIADLQQLLAGYGLTASYYAHAGAGELHVEPMINLKTEEGKETFRNVLRDTVTLVKKYNGSLSGEHGDGRLRGEFIAAAMGEKVYSLLKQVKAVFDPDNIFNAGKIVDTPKMNEQLRYNPGHRQKKIVTIFDYTRQENILRLAEKCSGSGDCRKSHITGGTMCPSYMATLQEKDTTRARANVLRQFLTNASGENPFNHPEIKEVMDLCLSCKACKSECPSGVDIAKLKAEFLQHYYDANGVPFRSRLIAGFTRSQQVGIKMPAVYNAFVGNRFTSGVIKKIAGFAPKRSLPFVGRTTLRKWFQKYTEQQAQQFDRMVYLFCDEFTNYNDVEIGQTAIRLLNALGYGVMIPEHEESGRTWLSKGLVRKAQEIISGNVQQLSGRVTRECPLIGIEPSALLTFRDEAPDLVPAHLKDAARQLAANSLLIEEFLADEYEKGAIKEEQFTREKRTVKLHGHCYQKSFGIVPSVLKVLGIPVNYYVEAIPSGCCGMAGSFGYEKEHYEVSMKVGELVLLPAVRGAAPETIIAASGTSCRHQIKDGTGRKSLHPVEVLWEALKQ